The Streptomyces noursei ATCC 11455 sequence CTCGCCGCCGAAGAACAGGATCCGTACGGCGGGGAGTTGTCGCCCTTCGCGCACGAGATGGTCCGCGAGGCCGCAGAGCGTGGTCGTGGTGCCGGCGACGACGTCGACGTCGAATTCCTCCAGCGTGTGCACGGTGGACGCCAGTGGCGCGCCGCCGCCGATCGGCAGCCGGACGTTGGCGACGGGGGCCCGGTGGAGGGAATCCAGGATGAAGGTGAAGCTGGCGTAGAGCTCGCCGGCGTAGAAGAGGTCGGCGACCCTGTGACCAGGGCGGAGTCCGGCCTCGACCAGTCCACTGCCGAACGCGGAGGTGAATTCCCGCCATTCTTCACGGGTATAGACGGAGAACTTCGGGGCGCCGGTCGTGCCGCCGCTCTTGAAAACCACCGCCTCGTCGATCGGTCCGGTCAAAAGGCGGTTCCGGCGTGGGGTGTTGGCTTGCCAGAATGCGTCGTGCGGGACCACCGGTATGGCGGTCAGCTCGTCCACGTGGTCCGGAAGATCCGCGTAGAGATCCCGGTAGAAGGGCGAGTTGCGACGCACGAAGCGTATGAGATCCGTTAATTGTTGAACGGGCATTGCTTTCCTGTTTTTCGCATTCAGAAGAACCGGTACCGCGGGGTGTGCGGCACCAGTTCCGGGCAGGGGGCAGCGGCAGAGGCTTCGGGGTAACCCGATCAGGGCTGTCCCTGCGAAAACTCTCTGCACTGAGCGCTTCGACCGATGATGCTATGTCATGAGCGCTGCAACGGCTGACAATCGAAGCTCTCGCAAACGGATTTTTTGCCAATCACAATCGCCCTGGACGCCCCGCACACCGAACCGGTTCCTTTGCTTCTGGTGACGTAGCTCACCACCCGCCATTTCGATGCGGAACGCATCCCGATCACCAAGTCCTTCTGGTAATTCTCGGGTTGTGCCGGTGGTAGCCGGCGGATCGCGGCGGGCGTTCAGCGGTGCGGATGCCGACAGTGCCGTCTCCGCCGCAATCCGCGGGAAAGGCCGAAAGGCGCTCAATCCCGCAGGGCGAGTCCGCGCGCGTGCAGCGCCTCGGTCAGAATGCGCACCGCCTTCGGACCGACCCCGTGCAGCGCCAGGAGTTCGGGCTCGGTGTGCCGGGCGGCGCACCCCGCCGGATCAGGCGGGCACCGCTCGGGTACGCCGCCAGGGCGGCCTTGGCCTCGTCCGCCGGGAGTTGGAGCTGCAGCCGACCGTCCTTCGTCACCGAGGTGAGGTCGGCCACGGCTCCGGCGGCGCCCGGACGGTGCGTCCCGGGCCGCGCCGACTACCCTCGCGGCATGACGACGCACAGGACCGCCCGCGTGAGCATCGACGCGATGCTCGACGACCTCAGGACGCTCGTCGAGGTCGAGTCCCCCTCGCGCGATGTCGACGCCTTAACGGCATCGGCCAAGGCCGTCGCCGGCGTGATCGAGAGCCGCCTGGGCGGGCGGGCCGACCTCGTCGAGAGCGCGGCCGGGCCGCATGTGCGCTGGTCGGGCGGCGGCGATCCCCGGGTGTTGATCCTCGGCCACCACGACACGGTCTTTCCGCTCGGCACGCTGGCGCGACGCCCGTTCAGGGTCGACGGCGGCCGGGCGACCGGCCCCGGGGTCTTCGACATGTTGGGCGGTCTGGTGCAGGCCCTGCACGGCCTGGCCTCGCTCGACGACCTGTCCGGCGTCGAGATCCTGGTGACCGCCGACGAGGAGGTCGGCTCCCACTCCTCACGGGCCCTCATCGAAGAACGCGCCCGGGCGTGCGGAGCCGTGCTGGTCTTCGAGGGCGCGGCCGAGGGCGGGGCCGTGAAGACCGGCCGCAAGGGATGCGGCACGTTCCAGGTCGCCATCAGGGGCCGGGCCTCGCACGCCGGGCTGGAGCCCGAGGCGGGGGTCAACGCCCTGGTCGAAGCGGCCCACCAGGTCCTGCGGATCGCGGCACTGGGCCGTCCCGAGATCGGTACGACGGTCACCCCGACCGTCGCCTCCGCGGGCACCCTGGACAACGTCGTCCCCGCCGAGGCGACCGTCGTCGTCGACGTCCGGGTCGAGTCGGCCGACGAGAAGGAGCGGGTCGAATCCGCCTTCGCGGCGCTGACCCCGCACCTCGACGGGGCGGAGATCGCGGTTCGCGGAGCCGTCGGCCGCCCCCCGATGCCCGAGTCGGCATCGGCCGAACTCCTCGCTGTGGCCCAGCAGTTGCTTCCCGGCCTCGAAGGCACCGCGGTCGGCGGCGGGAGCGACGGCAACTTCACGGCCGCCCTGGGCGTGCCCACCCTCGACGGCCTGGGGGCGGTCGGGGGCGGTGCCCACGCCGACCACGAGTACCTGGTCGTCGACGCCATGGCCGAGCGGGCGCACCTGGTGGCCGGGCTGGTGAACTCGATCCGCCGCAGGTAGGTCCCGTCCCCCCTCCGCCGGCCACGGCGTCCCCTCGGGCGCGGTGGCCGGCGGACGGCCGTTCCGGTCCGGGTCAGATGTCGCCCTGCACGAGCGCGTGCAGATGCTCGTCGTGCCATCCGTCCGCGTGCAACAGGGCGCTGCGCATGGTGCCTTCGAGGGAGTACCCGGCCTTGGTCGCGACCCGGCAGGACGCCTGGTTGGCCACCGAGTGGCACAGGCGCAGCCGGTGCAGCCCCAGGTCTTCCAGTGCCCACCGGCTCACGCGTCGGGTGGCCTCCACCATGACACCGCCGCCGCGGGCCGCGGGCAGGATCCAGTAGAGGATCTCGGCGCTGCCGCCCGTCAGGTCGATGTCGCCCCAGCCGATCAGCCCCATGACCTCGCCGCCCGGTCGGGCGAGGGCCCAGATGGCGCTCTGCTCGGCCCGCCAGCGGTCGTGCATGCGCTCGATCCGTTGGCGGGCCTCTTCCTGCGTGTCCACCAGCAGGCGGTTCCACTGCCGGATCGCCGGATCCCGGCCGGCGGCCGCCAGGGCGTCGGCGTCCGAACGGTGCCAGGGACGCAGCTGCCAACCGTTCGGCAGATCGAGCACCGGCTGAGCGGTCGCGGCCATCCGCCCTGCGGGGACGACCGCCGGTATGGCGCCCGGCGAGGTGGCCGGCGGGCCGGTCGGTGCGGGTGTGCTGGAGGTCATCGCGGCATCGTGCCACAACGTCGCTCGGCACGACGCCTGTTGCCCGGCAGCGGCTCCGCTCCGGCGTCGGACGTCGTCGGCGACAGGCCCCACTGGACAGCGTCTGGCCGGTCGGCTAAATTTTTGGCCATGCGGTCAGAAATTGATCCAAGTGGCCAGCCCGGCAACGGGGAAAGCACACCGACGGAGCCGGAACGCTCGCTCATCGAGAAGGTGCGACGGGCCCAGATCATCGAGGCGGCCATCGACGTCATCGCGGTACGGGGGTTCGCGAAGGCGTCGATGGCACAGATCGCCGAGCGGGCCGGCGTCAGCAAGGGCGTGATCTCGTATCACTTCGCCGGCAAGAACGAGTTGATCGAGCGGACCGTCGAGCAGATCTACGACGGTCTCGGCGCCTTCGTCGCGTCCCGCCTCGCCGGAGAGGGCGAGACCCGCACCGCCGCGTGGCTGCGCATCTACATCGGGTCGCTCGCGGAGCACATGGCCGACCACCGGACCCAACTCATCGCCCTCGGCGAGATCTTCACGCAGTTCCGCACCGAGAACGGTGAGCTCCGCTACGGCATCGCCTCCAGCGAGTCGCTCTTCGCCCACCTGGAAGAGGTCTTCCGGGCGGGCCAACAGCGCGGGGAACTGCGCGCGTTCGACGCCCGGGTGATGGCCGTCAGCCTCCAGGCCGCGATCGACGACATGTTCGCGTACTGGAGCGTCCACCCCGACCACGACCTCGCGGCGCACGCCCGCGAACTCACCGACCTGTTCTGGCACGCCACCAGGGCCGAGGGTCGGGCCGATTCCTGAACCACACCGAACGGGGGAGAGTTCCATGGCACATGACCTCGGGCGCACGGTGGCGCCCGCCGACACCGCGGGCCCCGCGCGCCCGCGCCTGTACTACATCGACAATCTACGCATCGCCCTGACGGCCCTGGTGGTGCTGCACCACATCGCCGTCACCTACGGCAACATCCCGGTCTGGTACTACACCGAGC is a genomic window containing:
- a CDS encoding M20 family metallopeptidase; the encoded protein is MTTHRTARVSIDAMLDDLRTLVEVESPSRDVDALTASAKAVAGVIESRLGGRADLVESAAGPHVRWSGGGDPRVLILGHHDTVFPLGTLARRPFRVDGGRATGPGVFDMLGGLVQALHGLASLDDLSGVEILVTADEEVGSHSSRALIEERARACGAVLVFEGAAEGGAVKTGRKGCGTFQVAIRGRASHAGLEPEAGVNALVEAAHQVLRIAALGRPEIGTTVTPTVASAGTLDNVVPAEATVVVDVRVESADEKERVESAFAALTPHLDGAEIAVRGAVGRPPMPESASAELLAVAQQLLPGLEGTAVGGGSDGNFTAALGVPTLDGLGAVGGGAHADHEYLVVDAMAERAHLVAGLVNSIRRR
- a CDS encoding GNAT family N-acetyltransferase, with protein sequence MTSSTPAPTGPPATSPGAIPAVVPAGRMAATAQPVLDLPNGWQLRPWHRSDADALAAAGRDPAIRQWNRLLVDTQEEARQRIERMHDRWRAEQSAIWALARPGGEVMGLIGWGDIDLTGGSAEILYWILPAARGGGVMVEATRRVSRWALEDLGLHRLRLCHSVANQASCRVATKAGYSLEGTMRSALLHADGWHDEHLHALVQGDI
- a CDS encoding TetR/AcrR family transcriptional regulator, encoding MRSEIDPSGQPGNGESTPTEPERSLIEKVRRAQIIEAAIDVIAVRGFAKASMAQIAERAGVSKGVISYHFAGKNELIERTVEQIYDGLGAFVASRLAGEGETRTAAWLRIYIGSLAEHMADHRTQLIALGEIFTQFRTENGELRYGIASSESLFAHLEEVFRAGQQRGELRAFDARVMAVSLQAAIDDMFAYWSVHPDHDLAAHARELTDLFWHATRAEGRADS